In Salisediminibacterium beveridgei, one DNA window encodes the following:
- a CDS encoding adenosylcobinamide amidohydrolase translates to MLHLDHVTGGYGPKPVIHDLSLTVEQGEFFTLLGPNGSGKSTLFKLISGTLPLSSGSITMDQEAVNELPPAERARKIAVLSQEATVSFDFTVEEIVSLGRYAFQHGLFKSLSKRDKEMIEHALKVTDTTIFRNRPFRTLSGGEKQRVLLAKSLAQEPKLLLLDEPTNHLDIRHAFQLLDLLKDWQKSHQLSVFAILHDLNVASLYADRVGLLNEGRLVTTGSPDILRKEEQLASIYEVKINAQSHPVMPKPQITITPGHASHSGSFQFGEDVTISRSAELIRVSFDLPLRTISSGVTGDGIGWMKHFCNFHVDPHYDGVTPLADMTAWLSERRLSPDNTVGMMTAVHLDDAATVKETIDGIDIMVLATAGIGNAVDITLADKREGLSHIGTLNIMVFIDAHLTDGALVNAMMSATEAKTKALQDLEVTDRFTGTLATGTPTDSLAIGTTQNGDLTPFAGSGTPVGKAIGATVYKAVTEAIKHYLRRSAP, encoded by the coding sequence ATGCTGCATCTGGATCATGTCACTGGGGGCTACGGGCCAAAACCCGTCATTCACGATCTGAGTCTGACCGTTGAGCAGGGTGAATTTTTCACCCTGTTGGGCCCCAATGGCAGTGGGAAATCCACCCTGTTCAAATTGATCAGTGGTACGCTCCCTCTCTCATCGGGTTCCATTACGATGGACCAAGAGGCGGTCAATGAATTGCCCCCTGCAGAACGGGCCAGGAAAATTGCCGTTCTCTCTCAGGAAGCAACCGTCTCGTTTGACTTCACAGTCGAAGAAATTGTCAGCCTTGGCCGCTACGCTTTTCAACATGGCTTGTTTAAATCGTTATCCAAACGTGATAAAGAAATGATCGAGCATGCGCTGAAGGTGACGGATACGACCATTTTCCGGAACAGACCTTTTCGCACGTTAAGCGGCGGGGAAAAGCAGCGTGTACTTCTGGCCAAATCGCTCGCTCAGGAACCGAAACTGCTGCTGCTCGATGAACCGACGAACCATCTGGATATCCGTCACGCCTTTCAACTGCTTGATTTACTGAAGGACTGGCAAAAATCCCATCAGCTCAGTGTATTCGCCATTTTGCACGATTTGAATGTGGCGTCCTTGTACGCTGACAGGGTAGGCCTTTTAAACGAAGGGCGTCTGGTGACCACCGGAAGCCCTGACATTCTTCGAAAAGAAGAGCAGCTTGCCAGCATTTATGAAGTGAAGATCAACGCCCAGTCCCATCCTGTAATGCCGAAGCCGCAAATCACGATCACACCTGGCCATGCGAGCCATAGCGGTTCGTTTCAGTTTGGTGAAGACGTCACCATTTCAAGAAGCGCAGAGCTGATCCGCGTAAGCTTCGATCTGCCCCTGCGGACGATTTCCAGCGGGGTCACAGGCGACGGCATCGGATGGATGAAGCATTTCTGCAATTTCCATGTGGATCCGCACTATGACGGTGTGACACCCTTGGCGGACATGACGGCCTGGCTGAGTGAACGACGCCTTTCCCCGGACAATACCGTCGGCATGATGACAGCGGTTCACCTCGACGATGCGGCAACAGTTAAGGAAACCATCGACGGGATCGATATCATGGTACTCGCAACTGCGGGGATCGGGAATGCTGTCGACATCACGCTTGCGGATAAACGGGAAGGACTCAGCCACATCGGCACATTGAACATCATGGTATTCATTGATGCTCATCTGACCGACGGGGCGCTCGTCAATGCAATGATGTCTGCCACAGAGGCGAAGACCAAGGCCTTACAGGACCTCGAAGTAACCGACCGGTTTACCGGGACATTGGCCACCGGCACACCAACGGACAGTCTTGCCATTGGCACAACGCAAAACGGAGACCTGACGCCGTTTGCAGGATCAGGCACACCGGTTGGAAAAGCGATTGGTGCTACTGTCTACAAGGCGGTAACCGAAGCCATAAAGCACTATCTAAGAAGGTCAGCTCCGTGA
- a CDS encoding FMN-dependent NADH-azoreductase, with product MANVLYITAHPLTAAQSISMATGETFLKEYQTHHPEDTVQHVDLFKAEVPYIDSDVFSGWGKLGEGIAFNELTEAEQAKVGRLSELHEQFMQADKYVFVTPLWNLGFPPVVKAYLDAVAVPGKTFRYSEEGPVGLLTDKKAVHIQARGGNYSEGPAADLEMGDRYIRQMMTFFGVPSYDALFVEGHNAQPEQAEEIKLRASQEARELAVSF from the coding sequence ATGGCAAATGTATTGTATATTACAGCTCATCCTTTGACTGCAGCGCAGTCCATCAGTATGGCAACCGGAGAGACATTTTTGAAAGAATATCAGACCCATCATCCTGAGGATACGGTTCAGCATGTGGACTTATTCAAGGCAGAAGTTCCTTACATCGACTCAGATGTATTCAGTGGCTGGGGGAAACTCGGTGAAGGGATTGCGTTCAATGAACTCACGGAAGCCGAACAGGCGAAAGTGGGCAGACTCTCAGAATTACACGAACAGTTTATGCAGGCTGATAAATATGTCTTCGTAACACCGCTATGGAACCTCGGCTTTCCACCAGTTGTGAAAGCATACCTCGATGCCGTAGCTGTACCAGGAAAAACGTTCCGTTATTCCGAAGAAGGTCCAGTCGGCCTTTTGACAGATAAAAAAGCTGTCCACATTCAGGCACGCGGCGGAAATTATTCTGAAGGGCCTGCTGCGGATCTCGAAATGGGCGACCGTTATATCCGCCAAATGATGACGTTCTTTGGTGTACCATCCTATGATGCACTCTTTGTTGAAGGGCATAACGCTCAACCTGAACAAGCAGAAGAAATCAAGCTTCGCGCCAGTCAGGAAGCAAGAGAATTGGCTGTCAGCTTTTGA
- a CDS encoding DoxX family protein codes for MIMDFLRNNKVAAAVLTFLRVYIGWQWLTAGWGKITGEPFDASGYLNGVVANESVQATYPTYHAFIENFALPNAGIFSFMVAWGEFLVGLGLILGVLTTAAIFFGVVMNFAFMFAGTISSNPWLVLLSIFILAAGHNAGKFGGDYWVVPYLRSKVFKNKQADSVTKAA; via the coding sequence ATGATTATGGATTTTTTGAGAAACAACAAAGTGGCCGCAGCGGTTTTGACATTTCTACGCGTTTACATCGGTTGGCAATGGCTCACAGCGGGCTGGGGGAAAATTACCGGTGAACCATTTGACGCATCCGGTTACTTAAACGGTGTCGTCGCAAACGAAAGTGTCCAGGCAACATACCCGACGTATCACGCATTCATCGAAAACTTCGCGTTACCGAATGCCGGCATCTTCAGCTTCATGGTCGCCTGGGGAGAATTCCTCGTCGGTCTCGGCTTGATCCTCGGTGTCCTGACAACCGCCGCTATTTTCTTCGGTGTCGTCATGAACTTCGCTTTCATGTTCGCAGGGACCATTTCAAGTAACCCATGGCTTGTCCTTCTGTCGATCTTCATCCTTGCCGCAGGTCACAACGCCGGTAAATTCGGCGGCGACTACTGGGTTGTTCCTTACCTTCGCAGCAAAGTGTTCAAGAACAAGCAGGCAGATAGCGTAACGAAAGCCGCATAA
- the hpt gene encoding hypoxanthine phosphoribosyltransferase: protein MEYEIKGTLLSEEVIQKRVKELALEIEETFTGESITLVAVLKGSFMFAADLMRHISGSVEIDFISVSSYGNQTESSGKVRLLKDLDSNITDQNVVVVEDIVDSGLTLHFLMDHFKMHRPKALKICTLLDKPERREVDDLVLNFVGFQIPDEFIVGYGIDYAQQYRNLPYIASVAPASVKH from the coding sequence GTGGAATATGAAATCAAGGGAACATTGCTCAGTGAAGAGGTCATTCAAAAACGAGTGAAGGAACTTGCGCTGGAAATTGAGGAAACATTCACAGGGGAGTCGATCACGCTGGTGGCTGTTTTGAAAGGCTCCTTTATGTTTGCCGCAGATTTGATGCGTCATATCAGTGGCAGTGTGGAAATCGACTTCATCAGTGTATCCAGTTACGGGAATCAGACGGAATCTTCGGGGAAAGTCCGGCTATTGAAAGATTTGGACTCCAATATTACCGATCAGAATGTGGTGGTGGTAGAAGACATCGTAGACAGCGGTCTGACGTTGCATTTTTTGATGGATCATTTCAAGATGCACCGGCCGAAGGCGCTGAAGATTTGCACACTTCTTGATAAACCGGAACGACGCGAAGTAGACGACCTGGTCTTAAATTTTGTCGGTTTTCAAATTCCTGACGAATTCATCGTCGGTTATGGCATTGACTACGCCCAGCAATACCGCAACTTGCCTTATATCGCCAGTGTTGCCCCGGCCAGCGTGAAACATTAA
- a CDS encoding histidine phosphatase family protein: MIDVQEATIYLIRHGATGWNQTGRYLGHTNEPILEESYPVIDKLKTVADSLENPIVTSSDLLRCTQTASRLFPDTAIHFDHRLREMNFGDWEGKTKEDLKQNPDFDTWLYSFHESTIPNGEGAAEFSNRVLGWWTEYANRPDLLESSHVIVAHGGVIRVLMTHLTGTGLETFWDWRIPHGTAIRLTLTKQQDDYLASDWIRLP, from the coding sequence ATGATCGACGTGCAGGAAGCAACCATTTACCTCATACGCCACGGTGCAACCGGCTGGAATCAGACCGGCAGATATTTAGGGCATACCAATGAGCCCATTCTTGAAGAATCTTACCCGGTCATTGATAAACTGAAAACAGTAGCTGATTCACTTGAAAATCCGATCGTGACATCGAGCGATTTGCTCCGTTGCACGCAAACCGCCTCAAGACTGTTCCCCGATACTGCCATTCATTTTGACCATCGTTTGCGGGAAATGAATTTTGGCGACTGGGAAGGCAAGACAAAAGAAGATCTCAAACAAAACCCGGATTTTGATACTTGGCTGTACTCCTTTCATGAGAGTACGATCCCGAACGGGGAAGGGGCGGCCGAATTCTCCAACCGCGTACTTGGCTGGTGGACTGAATACGCCAATCGTCCTGATTTGTTGGAAAGTTCACATGTCATCGTCGCGCACGGCGGGGTCATTCGCGTTCTGATGACACATTTAACCGGTACCGGACTTGAAACATTCTGGGATTGGCGGATCCCGCACGGCACTGCCATCCGGCTGACGCTCACGAAGCAACAAGATGACTACCTGGCATCGGATTGGATCCGTTTGCCCTGA
- a CDS encoding DUF6508 domain-containing protein, which produces MTSNTKLEFLNRYIAYFKRDDVPFFSWPDQKNTSHRVMQIRGPDYDEGVSAFKKDAQAYGILRKGYMEIVSNLHCLPDEVKISTLSNIETEALITYYVRGDRFSCGFLAAAIQRGILLSALIHLRNLMEQEEGCH; this is translated from the coding sequence GTGACATCGAATACCAAGCTGGAATTTCTGAATCGTTATATTGCCTATTTTAAGAGAGACGACGTACCTTTTTTCTCCTGGCCGGATCAAAAAAACACGTCACACCGGGTAATGCAGATTCGCGGGCCTGATTATGATGAAGGGGTATCGGCATTCAAAAAAGATGCACAGGCATACGGGATTCTCAGAAAAGGGTACATGGAGATTGTATCGAACTTGCACTGCCTGCCCGACGAGGTGAAGATTTCAACGTTAAGCAATATCGAAACAGAGGCTCTCATCACTTATTATGTGCGGGGTGACCGGTTTTCATGTGGGTTTTTGGCCGCGGCGATTCAAAGAGGCATCCTGTTATCGGCCCTGATTCATTTAAGGAATTTGATGGAGCAAGAAGAAGGATGTCACTGA
- a CDS encoding heavy metal translocating P-type ATPase → MQTESTIITNTNESYQSQWLRSLMRHRELIFAGLGGLFLFIGFILDRQEVSTAAVLFFILSYGVGGYYKAKEGLYDLLNNTRLNAEILMILAAVGAASIGYWEEGAILIFIFSISGALETYTMQKSEKDLSSLISLAPDTATIITTDGDHKTIPLDDVAIGDRVLVRPNERIPVDSVVLQGHSTVDESTLTGEAVPVEKIEGSELFNGTLNNSSSLTVEVTRRNEDSLFQKMITLVQQAKTERPETQRWIEKIEGPYVITVLIITALMLIIPYTVFGWPFTDTFYRAMVLLVVASPCAIVASVMPAMLSAISTGARNGVLMKGGVFMEQLSKADVIAFDKTGTITEGAPKVTHFLTHDQESRVLDIVSAIEKQSNHPLAEAIVSYCDRHVPKGKEKVELNNVEDVTGFGVKASVNGDAWYVGSLSYMKRMDVAKQDDQWMSTITAWQKEGNTIVCVAKNHELAGVFAIKDQLRKGVKETLETLHKNGIRTVMITGDQEQTAKAIAQEAGVSEWFSESLPEEKVRKVEKLKESYTSVIMVGDGVNDAPALAKADIGIAMGSGTDVAIDTADLVLMKNDLSRINLSVNLSKRMNRVIIQNLIFSVSVILILISANFFQSLTLPMGVIGHEVSTILVILNGLRLLKP, encoded by the coding sequence ATGCAAACCGAATCAACCATCATCACCAATACGAATGAGAGCTACCAATCGCAGTGGCTGAGATCCCTCATGAGACACCGCGAATTAATTTTTGCCGGCTTGGGCGGTTTATTTCTTTTCATCGGATTTATCCTCGATCGCCAGGAAGTGAGCACCGCCGCGGTACTCTTTTTCATCTTATCTTATGGTGTCGGCGGCTATTACAAAGCAAAAGAAGGGTTATATGACCTGTTGAATAATACGCGGCTGAACGCCGAAATTCTGATGATTCTGGCAGCTGTCGGGGCCGCATCCATCGGTTATTGGGAAGAAGGTGCCATTCTGATCTTCATTTTCTCCATCAGCGGCGCACTCGAAACGTACACGATGCAAAAAAGTGAGAAGGATCTCTCTTCACTCATTTCATTGGCACCCGACACCGCGACAATCATCACCACGGATGGTGACCACAAAACGATCCCTTTGGACGATGTTGCCATCGGTGACCGCGTACTCGTTCGTCCAAATGAACGAATCCCCGTGGACAGTGTCGTCTTACAAGGCCATTCCACCGTTGATGAATCAACACTCACCGGTGAAGCCGTACCTGTCGAAAAAATTGAGGGCAGTGAACTGTTCAACGGCACGTTGAATAACAGCAGCTCCCTGACGGTGGAAGTGACCCGCCGGAATGAAGATTCTTTGTTCCAGAAAATGATTACCCTGGTCCAGCAGGCCAAGACTGAACGTCCGGAAACCCAGCGCTGGATCGAGAAAATTGAAGGACCTTACGTCATCACGGTTTTGATTATAACTGCCCTCATGCTCATCATCCCATATACCGTGTTCGGCTGGCCGTTCACAGACACATTTTACCGGGCGATGGTCCTGCTTGTTGTCGCTTCCCCTTGTGCCATCGTCGCTTCGGTCATGCCAGCCATGCTTTCAGCCATTTCAACCGGCGCACGTAACGGGGTGCTCATGAAAGGCGGGGTATTCATGGAGCAGCTCTCGAAGGCTGATGTCATCGCATTTGATAAGACCGGGACAATTACAGAAGGTGCCCCGAAAGTGACGCACTTCCTCACGCACGATCAGGAATCACGTGTGCTGGACATCGTGTCTGCCATTGAAAAACAATCAAATCACCCACTTGCTGAAGCCATCGTATCGTATTGTGATCGTCATGTACCCAAGGGCAAGGAAAAGGTTGAACTGAACAATGTGGAAGACGTTACCGGCTTCGGTGTCAAAGCCAGTGTCAATGGTGATGCCTGGTATGTAGGGAGCCTCAGCTACATGAAGCGTATGGATGTGGCTAAGCAGGATGATCAATGGATGTCCACCATCACTGCGTGGCAAAAAGAAGGAAATACCATCGTTTGTGTCGCAAAGAACCATGAACTCGCAGGGGTTTTCGCCATTAAGGATCAGCTCCGCAAAGGCGTCAAAGAAACGCTTGAAACCCTCCATAAAAACGGGATTCGTACCGTGATGATTACCGGCGACCAGGAACAGACGGCCAAAGCAATTGCGCAGGAAGCCGGTGTTTCCGAATGGTTCTCAGAGAGCTTACCGGAGGAAAAAGTCCGCAAAGTGGAAAAACTGAAAGAATCCTATACGTCCGTCATCATGGTCGGCGACGGCGTCAACGATGCCCCGGCTCTTGCGAAAGCAGACATTGGTATCGCCATGGGTTCAGGAACCGATGTTGCGATTGATACAGCTGACCTCGTCCTGATGAAAAATGATCTTTCCAGAATTAATCTGTCCGTCAACCTGTCCAAGCGAATGAACCGGGTCATTATTCAAAATTTAATTTTCTCTGTCAGCGTCATCTTGATCCTGATCAGCGCAAACTTTTTTCAAAGTCTTACGCTCCCAATGGGGGTCATCGGTCATGAAGTCAGCACCATTCTCGTGATTCTGAATGGACTAAGGCTGTTGAAACCCTGA
- a CDS encoding HAD family hydrolase yields MAIVTVDFDGTLYQGDSFKAMFKAGKKWFGYQQWLTLGMVILATLVTRVFKGKQAMRMCFFRGFAKTFKGMSKTKLDDFFKELASSDLSNVNMELVEKLREHEKRGDTIIILSGALHPFLEAFRDLLELDAEIISTRLTFTDDMICTGRVEKIINGEEKVTELKKWLQEKEMHPGFGESAFSTWAYADSETDIPLFEYVQTPVVVNPNEEMEAIAREKRWPIFDEALAEL; encoded by the coding sequence ATGGCGATTGTGACAGTGGATTTTGATGGTACGCTTTATCAGGGCGATTCTTTTAAAGCAATGTTCAAAGCAGGAAAGAAATGGTTTGGGTATCAGCAATGGCTGACTTTAGGCATGGTGATTTTGGCCACCCTGGTTACCCGGGTTTTCAAAGGGAAACAGGCAATGCGAATGTGTTTTTTCCGTGGTTTTGCGAAGACATTCAAAGGGATGAGTAAAACGAAACTGGATGATTTTTTTAAAGAGCTTGCAAGCAGTGATCTGTCCAATGTCAACATGGAACTGGTGGAAAAGTTACGAGAACATGAAAAACGCGGGGATACGATAATCATTCTGTCCGGCGCGCTTCATCCGTTTCTGGAAGCCTTTCGAGATTTACTGGAGCTTGATGCAGAGATCATCAGTACCCGCCTGACGTTTACGGATGACATGATCTGCACCGGCCGGGTAGAGAAGATTATAAACGGAGAAGAGAAGGTCACAGAACTCAAAAAATGGTTACAGGAAAAAGAGATGCATCCGGGCTTTGGAGAATCTGCTTTTTCCACATGGGCCTATGCGGACAGTGAAACGGATATTCCGCTTTTTGAATATGTGCAGACACCTGTTGTGGTGAATCCGAATGAGGAAATGGAAGCAATTGCAAGGGAAAAAAGATGGCCCATTTTTGATGAAGCATTGGCTGAGTTATAA
- a CDS encoding HD domain-containing phosphohydrolase encodes MPRQKNTCETSLISVTQLSDFMNYVPGAMYQYRVTPSGNGVFDFASEGISDIFGCKAEEAMMDQQVVLDAIHPDDLDDVFSVTFQVAKEGGLWDARFRVNHPEYGLIWVQGYSRAESLEDGSVRFHGHFRDVSEEESIKQTAIHYQEQTARNNRLLESIFDHMPAGLWLVKPDGSIPMSNRWFQENYQVDRMQQSVCQEGDRDAFESEETIVREEEITFSDGEVHTVRSVKVPLKDDADRITGLLGIGMDITDYKQIEEALHLEKEMFRTTLMSLGDGVIATDNKGRVTLMNRMAEKLTGFRMDEATGEFFDKVFYIINEHTREKCDSLVYKILKTGENSEMEKDKLLKNKYGKEIPVEDSAAPIRSIDGGVKGAVIVFRDHTVEKERIRQIEYLSFHDQLTDLYNRRFLEEELNRLNTERNFPLSVLILDVNGLKLLNDAFGHAKGDELLRKVAKTIRQQCRADDIIARVGGDEFTIVLPKTDPQEVEIIVERISEGLKQFNVGGLPITASFGFETKFREEEPTEHILRKAEEKMYRQKIADKQKIAYQAVETIMQTFFDSFPNEEEHAERVGLYAEMIGTEMGVDRLRIQELKTAGLVHDIGKVALPLEMMVKADRLSEDEREEIERHPEVGYNILNAVNQYGNLSEIVLAHHEKWDGSGYPKGLKKQEIPLEARIIAVAEAYETMTTKQAYREAMPEEDALAVLQKESGRQFDPEVVAHFLSIREP; translated from the coding sequence ATGCCCAGGCAAAAAAACACATGTGAAACATCGTTAATATCTGTAACACAGCTCTCAGACTTCATGAACTACGTTCCTGGCGCGATGTACCAATACCGTGTGACGCCTTCTGGAAATGGGGTCTTTGATTTCGCGAGCGAAGGGATCAGCGACATTTTTGGCTGCAAAGCTGAAGAAGCCATGATGGATCAGCAAGTGGTTTTGGACGCCATTCATCCCGATGACCTGGACGATGTGTTCTCGGTAACGTTCCAGGTTGCAAAAGAAGGCGGCTTATGGGATGCGCGGTTTCGGGTCAATCATCCTGAATACGGTTTGATCTGGGTGCAGGGTTATTCGCGGGCGGAATCCCTTGAAGATGGCAGCGTCAGGTTTCATGGCCATTTTCGGGACGTATCAGAAGAAGAGTCCATAAAGCAGACTGCTATTCATTATCAGGAACAAACAGCCCGAAACAACCGGCTGCTCGAATCGATTTTTGACCACATGCCTGCAGGGCTCTGGCTTGTGAAGCCAGACGGATCAATCCCGATGTCGAACCGCTGGTTTCAAGAGAATTATCAGGTGGATCGGATGCAGCAATCCGTTTGCCAGGAGGGCGATCGGGATGCTTTTGAATCTGAAGAGACGATTGTACGTGAAGAAGAAATCACATTCAGTGACGGTGAGGTTCATACGGTCAGGTCGGTAAAAGTTCCATTAAAAGATGATGCAGACCGGATTACAGGCCTTCTGGGGATTGGAATGGATATTACTGATTACAAGCAGATTGAAGAAGCGCTTCATCTCGAAAAAGAGATGTTCAGAACGACGTTAATGTCTTTAGGGGACGGCGTCATTGCTACGGATAATAAAGGGCGAGTCACGTTGATGAATCGGATGGCGGAGAAGCTGACGGGTTTTAGGATGGACGAAGCAACCGGTGAATTTTTTGATAAAGTGTTCTACATCATCAACGAACACACCCGTGAAAAGTGTGACAGCCTGGTGTATAAAATCCTCAAAACCGGAGAAAATTCGGAGATGGAAAAAGACAAGTTATTGAAAAATAAATACGGGAAAGAAATCCCTGTGGAAGACAGCGCCGCTCCGATTCGATCGATTGACGGCGGGGTCAAAGGAGCTGTGATCGTCTTCAGGGATCACACCGTCGAGAAAGAACGGATCAGACAAATTGAATATTTGAGTTTTCATGACCAATTAACGGATCTGTATAACCGCAGATTCCTCGAAGAGGAACTGAATCGCCTGAACACTGAGCGCAATTTCCCGCTCTCGGTGCTGATTCTTGATGTGAACGGATTGAAACTCTTAAACGATGCCTTCGGTCATGCCAAAGGGGATGAGCTCTTACGGAAGGTGGCAAAGACCATTCGCCAGCAGTGCAGAGCAGATGATATTATTGCCCGGGTCGGAGGCGATGAGTTTACAATTGTCCTTCCGAAAACCGATCCGCAGGAAGTGGAAATCATTGTGGAGCGGATCAGTGAAGGATTGAAACAATTCAATGTCGGTGGTCTGCCGATCACCGCATCGTTCGGTTTCGAAACGAAATTCCGTGAAGAAGAGCCGACGGAGCACATTCTTCGTAAGGCAGAGGAAAAAATGTACCGTCAAAAAATAGCGGACAAGCAAAAAATTGCTTATCAGGCAGTTGAAACGATCATGCAAACCTTCTTTGACAGTTTTCCGAACGAAGAGGAACATGCCGAACGTGTTGGCTTGTATGCCGAAATGATTGGCACGGAAATGGGGGTGGACCGCTTGCGGATTCAGGAGCTGAAGACGGCGGGCCTTGTGCATGATATCGGTAAAGTGGCCCTGCCGCTGGAAATGATGGTAAAGGCGGACCGGCTTTCTGAAGACGAACGTGAAGAGATCGAGCGTCATCCTGAAGTCGGTTACAATATCCTGAACGCAGTGAATCAATACGGCAATTTATCTGAAATTGTTCTGGCCCATCATGAAAAATGGGATGGGAGCGGATATCCAAAAGGGCTGAAGAAACAAGAAATTCCGCTGGAGGCGAGGATCATTGCTGTGGCAGAAGCCTATGAGACAATGACGACAAAGCAGGCTTACCGTGAAGCCATGCCGGAAGAAGATGCGCTGGCTGTTTTGCAAAAAGAATCCGGCAGGCAGTTCGACCCAGAGGTCGTGGCGCATTTTCTGTCGATCAGAGAACCCTGA
- a CDS encoding phosphatase PAP2 family protein, with the protein MTTHRYLLFYSLLCFGFYSVLALFITRETAWIIRIDEAIQASMTTHSPDWLYTTMNWWTDLGSVSFFTTGTLLTALFIWIHPRIKPVWVLPLTVNMLGISALSTWMKEVTARPRPSINETVDAVSFSFPSAHASGSAAFYGFLILLVTLHVSHSRLKISLNLVLLFMMLTVSFSRLILNVHFFSDMLGGLLLGAGWLFIAIRTGIFLDQKTR; encoded by the coding sequence ATGACCACTCACCGGTACCTCCTTTTCTATTCGCTTCTCTGTTTCGGTTTCTATAGTGTGCTCGCTCTTTTCATTACCCGTGAAACTGCATGGATAATCCGCATCGATGAGGCGATTCAGGCAAGCATGACAACGCACTCTCCCGACTGGCTCTATACCACGATGAACTGGTGGACGGATCTTGGCAGCGTCTCTTTTTTTACCACTGGGACCCTTTTGACTGCCTTGTTCATCTGGATACACCCTCGCATAAAGCCGGTTTGGGTCTTACCGCTCACCGTCAACATGCTCGGTATCTCGGCGTTGTCCACGTGGATGAAAGAAGTGACCGCGCGTCCACGTCCGAGTATCAATGAAACCGTGGACGCTGTCAGCTTCAGCTTCCCCAGTGCACACGCTTCCGGCAGTGCAGCCTTCTACGGGTTTCTGATCCTGCTGGTGACGCTTCATGTATCGCATTCCCGCTTGAAAATCAGCCTGAACCTGGTTCTTCTGTTTATGATGCTCACGGTCTCATTCAGCCGTCTGATTCTGAATGTTCACTTCTTTTCAGACATGCTCGGCGGATTGCTCCTTGGTGCCGGCTGGCTTTTCATTGCAATCAGGACAGGCATTTTCCTTGATCAAAAGACTCGCTGA
- a CDS encoding CueP family metal-binding protein produces MSKMRIALLGFVTALLFTLSACGNEETMSADDIKALVDEYSANFETGELAAITSDELIITTEDQEEISHELPEEEFFVSIAPYFDQTHPUTIHSLTGCQGELKNETFAVHIEDQDGEVVMDEEIDSLDNGFIDLWIPRDRTYQVTIEYDGHVTSQELSTFEGDDTCITTMQFD; encoded by the coding sequence ATGAGCAAAATGCGCATTGCTTTACTTGGATTTGTAACTGCACTCCTCTTTACGCTCTCAGCATGCGGCAATGAGGAAACCATGTCTGCGGACGATATAAAAGCACTGGTAGATGAATACAGCGCGAATTTCGAAACCGGTGAACTGGCGGCCATCACATCCGATGAATTGATCATCACGACAGAAGACCAGGAAGAAATCAGCCACGAATTGCCTGAAGAGGAATTCTTTGTATCCATTGCACCTTATTTTGATCAGACCCATCCATGAACCATTCATAGCCTGACAGGTTGTCAGGGAGAGCTGAAAAACGAAACCTTTGCCGTTCATATTGAAGATCAGGACGGAGAAGTCGTGATGGATGAAGAGATCGATTCATTGGACAATGGATTTATCGACCTTTGGATCCCGCGGGACAGAACGTATCAGGTCACGATTGAATACGACGGCCACGTGACGTCTCAGGAATTATCCACTTTTGAAGGTGACGACACCTGCATTACCACGATGCAGTTTGACTGA
- a CDS encoding NADPH-dependent FMN reductase, with amino-acid sequence MSGSVAGSKTRTALNALEEELKPRSEEAEFDLPFSDGRHFLDYEGDAATVKQTMMDADLFLIGASVFQGSIPGSLKNVFDLLPVDAFRNKVAGIAVTAGSAKHFLVEEHRLKPILNDMKLHVVQAGVFAGEADYQNKKLVNDDVIFR; translated from the coding sequence TTGTCTGGATCCGTTGCCGGGTCGAAAACAAGAACGGCGCTGAATGCACTCGAAGAAGAGCTGAAGCCACGAAGTGAGGAAGCGGAGTTTGACCTGCCGTTCAGTGACGGGCGGCATTTTCTGGATTACGAAGGAGATGCAGCGACAGTGAAGCAAACGATGATGGATGCCGACTTGTTCTTGATCGGTGCATCCGTGTTTCAGGGTTCGATTCCAGGGAGCCTGAAAAACGTCTTCGACTTGTTGCCGGTGGATGCCTTTCGAAACAAGGTCGCAGGGATTGCGGTCACCGCTGGTTCAGCCAAACATTTCCTCGTGGAAGAGCATCGGCTGAAGCCGATTTTGAATGATATGAAATTGCACGTTGTGCAAGCAGGTGTATTTGCTGGGGAAGCGGATTATCAAAACAAGAAACTGGTCAATGACGATGTGATTTTCCGGTAA